Below is a genomic region from Mycolicibacterium neworleansense.
ACTTCGGCCTTCAACAACTCGCCGACTCGGCGGCGCGAACCGTCTAGTCTGGGCCGGTGAACCGCGGCGACAATATCGTGGTGGTGGGCCGGTCGCCCAGCAAGGCCGAGGCGGTGGACAGTGCCGCAGGAGATCCTGTTCTGGCACAACAACTCTGGGACCGCAGCCTGGAAATGGTCGGAGCCTAGCCCGGAGCCTGCGTGCAGTACGCGCGGCGGGCCGCCCGCAGTGCGACCGCGGACTGCTGCGGCGTGGCCGCGTACTGGCCGGCCATCTGATCGATCACCGCCTGCGCGGGTGTCCCGGTGTAGAGCAGCCGGCACATCTCGCGGCCCACCAGCAACAGCTGGTCGTCGTCACCGGGAAAGACCCCGCGCGTGGCTTTGAGATAGGCGGTGTCTTCCGCGGTCAGCGGTATCGGCCAGGCCGCCGCCTGCGGGGCAGTGGTCCCGAGAAGCGTCCCGAGCACCAGTGCCGCCGCGATCGGCGCCGCCGCACTGCGCCGCAATCCGTTGAACAGTCCGTCGAACATGACCCTCCCCTTCGCCGATAACGGCGTAAGGCGCAGTGGGGGCCGGCAAACACACTTCTTTCGACGCCGCTGCCGCGCTGGTGGCGCAACCTCAGACGTCGGTGGAGTACCGGATACCGCCGTCGGGGATGGCGACCCCGGGCCACACCCTGGCGCCGCGCAACAGTTCGCAGCGGGCACCGATGTCGGCCCCGTCGCCGATCACACCGTCGCGGATCAGCGCCCGCGGGCCGATGCGGGCTCCGAAGCCGATGATCGAACGTTCAATCACCGCACCGGCTTCCACGCGTACGCCGTCGAAGATCACCGCGCCGTCCAGGCGTGCGCCTGCGCCGATCTCGGCTCCGCGGCCCACCACGGTGCCGCCGATCAACAGGGCGCCCGGCGCCACCGCCGCACCCTCGTGAACCAGGGACTCACCGCGCTGGCCGTTGAGCGCCGGCGACGGTGCGATGCCACGGACCAGATCGGCCGATCCACGCACGAAATCGTCCGGTGTGCCCATGTCGCGCCAGTACGAGGCGTCGACGTACCCGCACATCTTCAGTCCACGGGAGAGCACCTCGGGGAAGATCTCGCGCTCTACGGACAGGGCGCGACCGCGCGGGATCTGGTCGATGACGTTGCGGTTGAACACATAACAGCCGGCGTTGATCTGGTCGGTCGGCGGATCCTGGGTCTTCTCCAGGAACGCGGTCACGAAGCCGTCGGCATCGGTTGGCACACAGCCGAACGCACGAGGATCACTGACGCGCACCAGGTGCAGCGTGACGTCTGCCTGGTGGGCGTCATGTGACTCCAGCACCGCGCCCAGGTCTGCCGCCGACAGCACGTCACCGTTGAACACCATGGCAGTGTCGTAGCGCAGCTTGTCCGCCACGTTGGCGATCGCGCCACCGGTGCCCAGTGCCTCGGTCTCGGTGACGTATTCGATCTCGAGCCCGAGGTCGGAGCCGTTACCGAACGCCTCCTCGAAAACCTCGGCCTTGTACGAGGTGCCCATCACCACGTGCTTGATACCGGCCACGGAGATGCGCGCCAGCAGGTGAGTGAGGAACGGGACGCCTGCCGTCGGCAGCATCGGCTTGGGTGCTGAGAGCGTCAACGGCCGGAGCCGGGTACCACGGCCGCCGACGAGTACGACAGCGTCCACTTCCGCGGGATTGATCACGTCAGCGCCCTTTCGCGTGCTTACGTCGAGAACTACCGACCACCAGGCCCGCTCGTGCCGCCAGCGCGCCCCGAATTGTCCACCGTAACGGCGCCTGCCAGGGCGCCGGGTATCGATCAGCCAGAAAAGTGTAGGTACTGCGGTGATGGGCGGCCAAGTTGCGCGCCGGATCGCGGCCGGTGGAGTGCCCCTTGTGGTGGAGCACCTCAGCCGACGGCACGTAGACGTTCTGCCACCCGGCCCGAGCGATGCGGTCACCGAGGTCGACGTCCTCCATATACATGAAGTAGCGCTCGTCAAACCCGCCGACGGCGTCGAAGGCCTCCCGGCGCATCAGCAAGCACGAGCCGGACAGCCAGCCGACCTCGCGCTCACTGGGTTCCTGACGGTCTTGGCGGTAGGCGGCCGTCCACGGATTGGATTTCCAGAACGGGCCGACGACGGCATGCATGCCGCCCCGCACCAGGCTGGGCTGATGGCGCGCCGACGGGTACACCGATCCGTCGGGATCGCGGACCAACGGCCCGAGTGCCCCGGCCCGGGGCCAGCGCTGGGCCGCTTCGAGCAACAGGTCGATCGACCCTGGCCCCCACTGCACGTCGGGGTTGGCGACGATGAAAAACTCCGAGCACTCCGCATCCGATATCTGCTCGGCTCCGCGGTTGACCGCGCTGCCGTAACCCAGATTGCTGCCGGTACGGAGGAGGTGCACGTTCGGGTAGCGCTTTTCGGCCTGCTCGGGTGCGCCGTCGGTGGAGCCGTTGTCGGCCATGACGACCGTCACCGGCCGGTCGGTGGCCAGGGCGAGCGAGGCCAGGAAACGGTCCAGGTGTGGGCCCGGCGAATACGTCACCGTCACCACGACGAGCGGGCGGGCCGCATCCTCAGTCACGGCGTAGAGGGTAGCGGGCCGGAGGGGTGCTCTTCTCCAACCGCTGCCACCAGCGCTTCCCGCCAATCTCGCAGCGGGGACAGGCCGGCCTCGGCGGACCGTAGCGCGGACAGGACGGTGTACGCCGGGCGGGGCGCGGGCCGCGGGTGGCGGTCGCTACCGACGGGGCGGACCCGCTCCGGATCGGCACCGACGGCCGCGAAGGTCTCCCGCGCCTGATCGAACCGGCTGGCCGACCCGGCGTTGGCGGCATGCAGCAGCCCGGGCCGCACGCCGCCGTCGGCGATCTGCAGTAGGGCGGCGACCAGGTCGCCGGTGTAGGTCGGCGATCCGATCTGATCGGCGACCACGTCGACCGGACCGTCCCCGGCCGCCAGCCTGCGCATGGTCGCCACGAAGTCGGTTCCGTCCCCGCCCCGGTACACCCAGGCGGTACGGACGACGTAGGCGTCGGGTTTGGCGGCCAGCACCGCCTGCTCCCCGGCCAGCTTGGTCTGGCCGTAGATGTTGACCGGCCCGGTCTCGTCGTCGACCTCGTACGGAGTGCTGCGCTGCGTGGCCGCGCCGAACACGTAGTCGGTGGAGATGTGCACCAGGTCGGCACCGACCCGTACGCACGCCTCGGCGAGGTTGCCAGGACCGACGGCGTTGACGGCGTAGGCCCTGTCCCGGTCGGTCTCGGCGGCATCCACCTGCGTGTATGCGGCACAGTTGATCACCACGTCGCCGGGCTCGACGAATTGCCGGACGGCCCCGGCGTTGGTGATATCACAATCCGCGGAGGTCAGGGCGAGCACGTCACGCCCCTCGCCACGTCCCTGATCAGCCAATACCCGGCCAACCATGCCGCCGGCTCCGGTGATCACAATCCGTTGCGCCATGCGCCGAGTCTGGCACGCCGGTCGGCGTTACCGGGCTCACGTCCTGGCCGCAAGTAGCCTGGGCAGGTGCCTATCCCCCTGCTTCGCTCCGTCGCCGTCGCCACGGCGTCGGCAGTGGTGCTCGGAACAGGGCTGGCCTGGTCCCAGATCCGCTCCTTCGAATCCGGCATCAACCACATCAGCTCCGCGGCGCTCGGCGGCGGCGGTGAGGACGGGGCCATCGACATCCTGCTGGTCGGTATGGACAGTCGTACCGACGCCCACGGCAACCCGTTGTCGGCGGAGGAGCTGGAGACCTTGCGGGCCGGCGACGACGTCTCGACCAATACCGACACCATCATCCTGGTGCGTATCCCCAACAACGGGAAGTCGGCCACCGCCATCTCCATCCCCCGCGATTCGTACGTCGAAGCGCCCGGCTGGGGAAAGATGAAGATCAACGGCGTGTTCGGCGACGTCAAGCTCGACCGGATGAAGCAGCTCGTCGAGGTCGAGGGTGAAGATCCCGCCGTCGCCGAGCCCAAGGCCACCGAGGCCGCCCGCGAGGAGCTGATCCAGACGGTTGCCGGGTTGACCGGCGTCACGGTCGATCATTACGCCGAGATCGGACTGCTGGGCTTCGCGTTGATCACCGATGCGCTCGGTGGCGTCAATGTCTGCCTCAAAGATGCTGTCTACGAACCGCTTTCGGGTGCCGATTTCCCGGCCGGCTGGCAGAAACTCAACGGCCCGCAAGCGCTGAGCTTCGTTCGGCAACGTCATGACCTGCCGCGCGGTGACCTCGACCGGGTGACCCGCCAGCAGTCCGTGATGGCCTCACTGGCCCATGAGGTGATCTCCAGCAAGACGCTGTCCAGCCCGGGAACACTGGGGCGGTTGCAGGATGCGGTGCAGCGTTCGGTGGTGATCTCCGACGGCTGGGACATCATGAACTTCGTCGAGCAGCTGCAGAAGCTGGCCGCCGGCAGCGTCGCGTTCGCCACCATCCCGATCCTGCGGGAGGACGGCTGGAGCGACGACGGGATGCAGAGCGTGGTCCGGGTGGATCCCGACGAGGTCCACCAATGGGTGTCGAGCCTGCTGCAGGACCAGGACGCGGGCAAGACCGAGCAGCTCAGCTATTCACCGGAGAACACCACCGTCGAGGTGGTCAACGGCACCGACATCAACGGCCTGGCCGCCGCGGTGTCACAGGTGTTGAGCAACAAGGGATTCTTGCCCGGGGCCACCGGCAACCACGAGGGTGCCCCGCCGGCGTCCAGCCAGGTGCTGGCAGCCAAGAGCGACGACCTCGGTGCCCAGGCCGTGTCGAAGGATCTCGGCGGATTGCCGGTGAACGAGGATTCGTCGCTGCCTCCGGGCGCGGTGCGGGTGGTGCTGGCCGCGGATTACACCGGGCCCGGCTCCGACGGCATGGATCCGACCGCGGGTGCGGGCATCGTGGATCCGGCGGCGGCAGGCGACACCTACAGCGATACCGGGGAACAGAGTCCGCCACCACCGCCGTCGCCGATCCTCAACGCGGGTTCCGACGATCCCAAGTGTGTGAACTGATCGTCCTCGAGTAAAACCAGAAGCTATGACCACAGTCAGCGCCGCGGTGCTGGATCCGTTGTTGGCAGCGGATCCGGCGGGGCCGCGGATCACCTATTACGACGACGCCACCGGTGAGCGGATCGAGCTTTCGACGGTGACCATGGCCAACTGGGCCGCCAAGACCGCCAACCTGTTGCGCGACGAGATGGGCGCCGGCCCGGGCACGAGGGTGGCGGTACTCCTGCCCGCGCATTGGCAGACCGCCGCGGTGCTGTTCGGGATCTGGTGGATCGGAAGTGAAGTCGTCCTCGACGGGGAGGCCGACGTGGCCCTGTGCACCCGGGACCGGCTGGACGAGGCCGACGACGCGGTCTCCGGCGGCGAGGTCGCGGTGCTGTCGCTCGACCCGTTCGGCAAGCCCGCCGCGGATCTGCCCATCGGGGTCACCGACTACGCCACCGCGGTGCGGGTGCACGGCGACCAGATCGTGCCCGAACGCGTTGCGGGTCCGGCGCTGGCCGGACGATCGGTCGCCGAGGTGCTGGAAGCCGCCCGGAATGCCGGGGCCGCAGCGGGTTTCACCGGTTCCGACCGGGTGCTCTCCACCGCGTCGTGGGGCACCCCGGAGGAGCTGATCGCGAATCTCGTCGCGGTGTTCGCCGCCGGGGCATCGCTCGTGCAGGTGGCCAATCCCGATCCCGGCGCCCAGGAACGGCGGCGCACGACCGAGAAGGTCACCCGCGGTTAGCTGCGGCAGACGAAAAGGCACCCCGGACGAAGCCGTCCGGGGTGCCTTTCGCGAAGTGATTACTTGAGCAGGGCGCGGCTCATCACCACGCGCTGAATCTGGTTGGTGCCCTCGTAGATCTGGGTGATCTTGGCATCGCGCATCATCCGCTCCACCGGGAAGTCCACGGTGTAGCCCGCGCCGCCGAACAGCTGCACGGCATCGGTGGTGACTTCCATGGCCACGTCGGAGGCGAAGCACTTCGATGCCGCCGAGATGAACCCGAGGTTGGTCTCGCCACGCTCGGCGCGCGCCGCAGCGTGGTAAACCATCAGCCGCGCGGCCTCCAGCTTCATCGCCATGTCGGCCAGCATGAATTGCACGGCCTGGAAATCGGCGATGGCGGTACCGAACTGCTTGCGGTCCTTGGTGTAGGCGATTGCCGCGTCGAGTGCACCCTGGGCGATACCCACGGCCTGTGCCCCGATCGTCGGGCGGGTGTGATCCAGGGTTGCCAGCGCGGTCTTGAAACCGGTGCCGGGCTCGCCGATGATCCGGTCGCCCGGAATGCGGCAGTTCTCGAAGTACAGCTCGGTGGTCGGGCTGCCCTTGATGCCGAGCTTGCGCTCCTTGGGGCCGACGCTGAAGCCTTCGTCGTCCTTGTGCACGACGAACGCCGAGATGCCGTTGGCGCCCTTGTCCGGGTCGGTCACCGCCATCACGGTGTACCAGGTCGACTTGCCGCCGTTGGTGATCCAGCACTTGGTGCCGTTGAGGATCCAGTCGTCGCCGTCGGCCTTGGCGCGGGTGCGCATGCCGGCGGCATCGCTGCCCGCCTCGCGCTCGCTCAACGCGTAGGAGGCCATCGCCTCACCGGAGGCCAGCGACGGCAGCACCTGCTTCTTGAGCTCATCGGAGCCGCGCAGGATCAGGCCCATGGTGCCCAGCTTGTTGACCGCCGGGATCAGCGAGGCCGAGCAGTCCACCCGGGCCACTTCCTCGATCACGATGCAGGCCGCGACCGAGTCCGCGCCCTGACCGCCGTACTCCTCCGGCACGTGAATCGCGTTGAAACCCGAGGCATTCAGGGCCTGCAGAGCTTCCTCCGGGAAGCGGGCATTCTCGTCGACGTCGGCGGCGTGCGGGGCGATCTCCTTTTCCGCCAGCGCCCGGATCGCCGCCCGGAGCTCCTGATGCTCCTCCGGCAGCTGAAACAGATCGAATGATGGGTTACCGCCCCAGCCGGCCATGATCTTCTCCTTACGCTTTTTAGCTCGTGGCTCTTGGATCCATCGTTGCGCGGACTGCACGTCGCGTGCATCGCCCTGCTACTTTTGGTACCCAGTACCATATCATCGGCACTCAGTACCACGAAAGGTGCACTCATGACCGCCCTGCCAAGTACCCGGGAGCGCCTGGTGAGCGCGGCATTCGAGCTGTTCGAGGAGCGTGGGTACGAGGCCACCAGCGTCGATGACATCGCGACACGAGCGGGGGTAGGACGCACCACCGCGTTTCGTCAGTTCCGATCGAAAGAGGCGTTGATCTTTCCCGATCACGAGACGCTGCTGCTCCGCGCCGACGAGAGGTTGTCAGCGGCGCCGGCCGAAATGCTCCCCGCCGAGGTCATCGCGGTGGCAACCACATCGGTATTCGAGAACTATCTCGCCGAAGGCGAGCGCGCCCGGACGCGGTACCGGCTCACCCGCTCGGTACCTGCCCTACGTGACTTCGAAACGGCCGTGGTGTCGCGGTATGTCCGGCTGTTCACCAAACACCTGCGGGCCGCACAGACCGAGGATTGGACAGCGGACCTGCGCGCCGAACTGTTCGCCAACGCCGTGGTGGCCGCACACAACCATGTGCTGCGCCGGTGGCTGCGCGGCGACTCGACCAACCCGCGGTCTGACCTGGCCGAGGCGCTGGCCGCGACCTGGCCGATCTACCGGGGCGGTGGCGGCCGCACCGCAGTGGTGGTGATGTCGACCGATGAACCGATCGAGTCCCTGACCCCGCGCATTCGCGAGCTGATCGGGGATTGAGTCAGCTGTCGCCCAGCAGGCGATCGCGCAGGGCGGCGTCCTTGGCCAGCACCATGGCTTCCAGGTCGGCCTGGAATTTCACCATTCGGGCCCTCAGCTCGGTGTCGGCGGAGCCCAGGATTCGCACGGCCAGCAAGCCCGCATTGCGTGCCCCGCCAATGGAAACCGTCGCCACCGGCACCCCGGCGGGCATCTGCACGATGGAAAGCAAGGAGTCCATTCCGTCGAGGCGGGCCAGCGGTACCGGGACCCCGATCACCGGAAGCGCTGTGGCAGACGCGACCATGCCGGGCAGGTGGGCGGCTCCGCCCGCCCCGGCGATGATCACCTCGACGCCCCGGTCCGCGGCGGTCTTGGCGTAGTCGAGCATGCGCTGCGGGGTGCGGTGCGCGGAGACGACACCGACCTCGAACGGCACCTCGAACTCCGCGAGCGCCTCGGCCGCGTCGGACATCACCGACCAGTCGCTGTCGCTGCCCATGATGAGCCCGACCCGTGCACTACTTCCCGGCATGTTCATCCCATCCGTCGGTCCACTCGCCGTGTGACAACCAGTGCGCTGCCCGTACCGCACGCTCGCGAAGTTCATCCATATCAGCGCCGATGATGTTGACGTGGCCGAGCTTGCGTCCCGGCCGTTCACCCTTGCCGTACAGGTGCACCTTCGCGTCGGGGATCCGCGCGAAGAGGTGGTGCAGCCGCTCGTCCATCGACATCGTCGGGGTCTGCGGCGCCCCGAGCACGTTGGCCATCACCGCGGCCGGCGCGATCGCCGAGGTGTCGCCCAGCGGATAGTCCAGGACCGCCCGCAGGTGCTGCTCGAACTGGCTGGTGACCGCGCCGTCCATGGTCCAGTGCCCGGAATTGTGTGGGCGCATTGCCAGCTCGTTGACCAGCAGCCTGCCGTCGACGGTCTCGAACAGCTCAACTGCCAACACCCCGACCACGCCCAGCTCGTTCGCCAGCCGCAGGCCGAGTTCCTGTGCGGCCGAACCCAACTCGTCGGACAGGCCGGGCGCCGGCGCGTACGCCTCGACGCAGATGCCGTCGCGCTGCACGGTTTCGACGACGGGCCAGGCCGCGCCCTGCCCGAACGGCGAGCGCGCCACCAGCGCCGCGAGTTCCCGGCGCATCGCGACGCGTTCCTCGGCAAGGACCGGTACCCCGTCGGCCAGGTAACCGGCCACAACCTCACGGGCGGCGGCCAGGTCGTCGGCCATCACCACGCCCTTGCCGTCATAGCCGCCGCGCACGGTCTTGATCACCACCGGACCGTCGATCTGCCGCACGAACTCCTCGACGTCGGCGACCGAGGTGACCTCGGCGAAACGCGGCACCGGGGCACCCAGGCCGTGCAACTTGCGGCGCATGAGGAGCTTGTCCTGGGCGTGTATCAGCGCCTGGGGAGGCGGGTTCACCGTGACCCCTTCGGCCACGAGCTTCTCCAGGTGCTCGGTCGGCACGTGCTCGTGGTCGAACGTCAACGCCGACGCCCCGGCCGCGGCCTGGCGCAGCGCGTCCAGGTCGGTGTGGGAGCCGATGACGACGTCGGGGGTGACCTGGGCGGCGGATTCGTCCGGCCCGGAGGCCAGCACCCGCAGGGTCTGCCCGAGCGCGATGGCTGCCTGGTGAGTCATCCTGGCGAGCTGGCCGCCGCCGATCATCGCCACCACAGGAGATGCACCGCTCGCGGGGGACGGCGGATTTTGGGGAGTTGTCGGCACGCACTCTATGGTGTCATGCGCGGATTGGTGTCCTCGCCATGACCGGCTCATTGACCTGCGGTTAAGGTCGGGCTTCACAGCGATTCGGCATCGAACGGCGCATTTCCGTACACTGCCTACCTGTGTCCTTCGCCGATGCGACAATCGCTCGATTGCCGCGATTCGTCCGTCCCTATGCCGAGCGGCATCACGAACTGATCAAGTTCGCGATCGTCGGCGCGACGACATTCGTCATTGATTCGGCGATCTTCTACACCCTCAAGCTCACGGTGCTGGAACCCAAACCGGTCACCGCGAAGATCATCGCAGGCATCGTCGCGGTGATCGCCTCCTACATTCTCAACCGGGAATGGAGCTTCCAGAACCGCGGCGGCCGCGAACGCCACCACGAGGCCCTGCTGTTCTTCGCGTTCAGCGGCGTGGGCGTGCTGCTGTCGATGCTGCCGCTGTATTTCTCCAGCTACGTGCTGGGCCTGCGGGTTCCCGAGGTGTCGCTGACGGTCGAGAACATCGCCGACTTCATCTCGGCCTACATCCTGGGCAACCTGCTGCAGATGGCGTTCCGGTTCTGGGCGTTCCGCCGCTGGGTGTTCCCCGACGAGTTCGTCGACAAGCCCGATCTGGCGCTGGAGTCAACCCTGACCGGCGGCGGGTTCATCGAAGCGTTCGAGGATCACGCCGAGCGCAAGTCCGCGACCGTCACGCCGTTGCGACGGCCCAGCCGACGCGCGAAAGCCCGTCAGCTGGGCGATGATTCGGACCCGGTGTCCAAGAGTTCCTGACACCGCACCAGTATCAGGATTGCGGCGGCACTACTTCTTGAAGGCGTCCTTCACCTTCTCGCCGGCCTGCTTCAGGTTGCCCTTGGCCTGATCTGTGTGTCCCTCGGCTTCGGTGTCGGTATCCCCGGTCGCCTGACCGACCTTCTCTTTGGCCTTGCCGGCCAACTCTTCGGCCTTGTTCTTCGCCTTGTCGACGCCGCTCATGTTCTCCTCCTTGGCAGTGCCATGCTGCGATCAAGGTGAGATTGCCCGGACGCGGTGCGCACCAAACCGGCAACAAGGCGCGTCAGCTCGGTGACTCTTCGGTGCCCAGCGTGTCGAAGACTTCGTGGTACAGCAGTGAGTGCACCTGTTCCACGCGCGGAATGTCGTGGAATTCCAGAGGATCCTGCGATGCCGATTCGATGATCAGGGTGCCGGTGCGCAGCAGCCGGTCGGTCAGCCCGTGACGGAACTCGACACTGTTGATCCGCGCCAGCGGGATGTCGATTCCTGAGCGGGTCAGCAGGCCGTGGCGGAACATCACCCGCCGGTCGGTGATGACGAAGTGCGTCGTCCACCAGTTCAGGAACGGCCAGACCGTCAGCCACCCGACCACGATCAGCCAGATCGCCCCGATCACGATGAACAGCACGTTCTTGGCGGTGGCCTGCCAGTCCATGGTGTTGACCACGGCGGCGACGAATGCCGCTGCCGCGGTGATCAGCAGCAGGACCAGGACCGCGCCAATCAGACGCTTCCAGTGCGGGTGCCGATGCAGCACCACCTGCTCGTCGTTGGCCAGCACATTCTCCGGGTAGCCCACGGCAGCACTCTACGACGCGTCGGGGCGTAGATGGGTGATGTCGCCCGCCGAGACGGTGACCCGTTCGGCGCCGGTGTCGATGATCAACCGTCCGAGCTCGTCGACGTCGACGGCCGTGCCCACCAACATGTTGTCCCCCGGCAGGATCGCGCGGACCCGGCTGCCGATGGTGACGCTGCGCTCGCGATAGTCGGCGGCCAGTTTCGGGTCGGCGTTACGCCAGTCGGTGAAACGGGCAGCCAGGTGCCGAAGCAGTGCCTGGGCGAGCGGGTTGCGGTCCACGGTGCCCGCACCGAGCTGGGTCAGCGACGTGGCCCGCGGGTCCGGGGCTTCCTCGGCGGTCATCGTGACGTTCAGGCCGAGCCCCACGACGACGACCGGAGTCGGCGACGCCACCTCGGCAAGGATGCCTGCCAGCTTTCCCCCGCCCGCGCCGACCAGTACGTCGTTGGGCCATTTCAAGCCGACGCGCACGCCGGTGACCTCCGCGACGGCGTCGACGACGGCGACGCCGGTGGCAAGCGGCAGCCATCCCCAGGCGTCCGTGAGCACCCCGGCCGCGTCGACCCCGACCGACAACGCCAACTGCGACCGCGGCGGCGCCGACCATTGCCGGCCATGCCGGCCACGTCCGGCGCTCTGGTACTCGGCCAGCAGGACCGCGCCCGCGATGTCGTCGCCGACGGCCGCCCGCGCAAGCAGGTCGGCGTTGGTGGATCCGGTTTCCTCGACGACGTCGAGCCGACGCCAGGGCGCGCTCAACGATTCCCGCAAGGTCGTGACA
It encodes:
- a CDS encoding PH domain-containing protein: MGYPENVLANDEQVVLHRHPHWKRLIGAVLVLLLITAAAAFVAAVVNTMDWQATAKNVLFIVIGAIWLIVVGWLTVWPFLNWWTTHFVITDRRVMFRHGLLTRSGIDIPLARINSVEFRHGLTDRLLRTGTLIIESASQDPLEFHDIPRVEQVHSLLYHEVFDTLGTEESPS
- a CDS encoding biotin--[acetyl-CoA-carboxylase] ligase — protein: MDDRRLTRPPLDVTTLRESLSAPWRRLDVVEETGSTNADLLARAAVGDDIAGAVLLAEYQSAGRGRHGRQWSAPPRSQLALSVGVDAAGVLTDAWGWLPLATGVAVVDAVAEVTGVRVGLKWPNDVLVGAGGGKLAGILAEVASPTPVVVVGLGLNVTMTAEEAPDPRATSLTQLGAGTVDRNPLAQALLRHLAARFTDWRNADPKLAADYRERSVTIGSRVRAILPGDNMLVGTAVDVDELGRLIIDTGAERVTVSAGDITHLRPDAS